The region GGCTGCCATACCAGTGGCTGTACCATTTCATTTTGCTGGGAGACCACGGCACAGCCAAGTGACCCTCAGTGGGCTCCATGTGGGGACACCGGTGATGCTGACAGTACTGGCTTCCACAGTGGGTGAGACTGGGGGCTTGACAGATGTCCTGCTTACACTTATcaccagtgtccccagctggctcagccaggctgagcccatcCATCTGGGCAGTGGCCTTCTGGATGcctccctggctggcagggatgAAGGCACCtttctctgtgcctgggaagatcTCAGCTATGCTGGAATCCTTACGGGATGCCCTCAGGTCTTCCTGACTGAGCTCGTAGTACTGCGTGGCCTCAAAGCTGGCCTTCACCTCCTGCATGGAGATGAAGGGATGATGAAGGGCAGCACTGGGTGTGATTCGCTCATGTGAGTCCCAAGTGAGCATCCTCTTGACCAGCTCCACCATCCTGTACAGATCACAGTGCTTGGCTAGCTCCCCCTGATCAGGACCAGGCATCGGGCAGACATTCACCACTGCCAACTGATCCAGTGAGGAAAAGATATGCTCCTTCCTCTCCATTGGCTTTGCCATCACCTTCCCTGGTGGTTTGAGCTGCCAGGTACCAGTGGAACATGGTACACGTTGGAAGAAGGACTGTGTCTTCTGGGCAGCGCAGAGCAGCTCACCCCGGGGTAGCCCCAAGGTGGAGCAGATGTAGCATACCTGGTCATATTCGTCATTGCCAGGGTAGAGTGGCCAACCCAAGTGAAGCTCGGCCATCACGCAGCCCAAAGACCAGATGTCCACCTTCTCGCAGAAGGGCAACCCCAGCAAGATCTCTGGTGCCCGGTAGAAGCGGGTTTGGATGTAGGGCTCCTGGACATGGCAGACCTCAGGGAGGAGGATAGCTGAGCCAAAGTCAACAAGCTTGATGCGGAATGGATAGCGTGCATGGTCCACCAGCATGATGTTCTCTGGCTTAAGGTCAGCATGGATGATGGAGAGCTCCTTCAGCTTGACTAGTGCCACCAGTACCTGTGCTGTGATGGTACGGATGTGTCGGACTGGCAGCGGTGAgaagttgttttgcttttggaagTCAAAGaggttttgctgcagcagctcgaAGACCAGGTAGGTCCAGACCGTGTCACTGAAAGACTCGAGGAAACGGATGATGTGAGAGTTCTTTGTGTCCCCCTCCCGCaaagcctgcagcagcctcagttCATTCTTCACTATTTGGCCATCATGATCACAGTTCTTCAGGATCTTGATGGCCACCATCTCCCCAgtcctcctgcactgcccctgGATCACCTGTCCAAAAGTCCCCTTCCCCACCATGGCCATTATGTCATAGGACTCGGCACCTACCACTAGAGTCACCATGGTGGGTTGGCTCTTCACCAGGGGTTCAGGATCATCCAGCTCAGCACCCACTGGGGACTGGAGACACCTAACTGTCCCAACCAGCCTCACAACACTGTAGGTTCTAACATCACCATGACAACACATGATGTCACAACAGTAGCAATCTGGGTGGAGGAACCCCCTAAAACCAACACTGCCTTCCCCgaatccagccctgctgtccccaaatCCATCCACAAACCCAATAACACATTCCTGGTCCCCCCAGAATGGATCCCAGCCCCCTGAAAACTAATTTTCAACCCCCTAACTCCTTTCCCTGGTCCACCAAAATCCATCCAAGTCCTCCATGACCCATTCACAGTCACCCAAAACCAATTTCTAGTCCTCTAAACACAGTCCCTTGTTCCCCAACATCCATTCAAGCCCCCCAAGATCTATTCCCAATTCCCCGAAACCTAAGgcccccaaaacctcccctaGTCTCCCAAACCCATCTGAGCAGCCCATGATACATCCCCAACCCCCAAATCTCCAGCCCAACATAACCTGCCCTAGGCCCCCCAAACCCAGACCTCACCCCTTAAAATTCACTTGTTTCCCTAAAACACAGCCTAACTCCCTCCCCCTTATTGCGAGCCCCAGAAAACCTGTCTCTGGCTCCCCAAACCCCATGACCAGACTGCACAGACATTCTCATTACTTTTTTGGGCGTTAACATTTATTTCAGCCAAGCCAAGTGCAAGGAACTATTAAACACCTCCCCTGCTTGAAAGTATACACAAAATCTTTGAACACCCTCCAAAAAAAGATGGATTTAGGGGAGTGAGTTAAAGACGGTTTGGGGCAGTGATGCTCCACCACTCCATCACCATTTTAAGGGATTGCCAAGGATTCCTATGCTTGGCGGGGAGTTAATTGCTCACCAAAGAGTTGGGAGCTCAGTGCCAGCTTATGCAGCTGAAATTTAAGGGTTCCCTCACCCGAGTCTCCCCCAGACTGAAACATGGGGTGACTTCCATCATCAGTGGCTGCTGGTTGAATTGGGGGCCCCTGGGGAAGAGCTCAACATTGGGTAACAGCCTCTTCTTCCCCTTGTGCTGGATGAtggggggctctgctggggaccCCCCAGAGGAGAAACTCATGCTGGGCACCCACTGCCGACACTGGACTTtgccctctgcagccctgttCACATGGGGCTGGAAGTTCTCCACCTGTTtggtttctcctttctccttcagttTTTGCCACTATCGTCTTCACACtgctcatcctcatcctcccctCGCCCTCCAAAGCACTCCCAACCAAAACTACACCAAATTTTTGCAATTTGATTCTAGACCAGCATCCCAGAATTGTATCCTTCCTAGTGGTCTCCTTCATTGTTCCATCCATCCCCAGTGGTGCAAATTCAATACTGGCAGCTTCAACACCTGCatgctggtgggttttggtaTCCTCTGCCTGACTGGATCCTCTGGTTGTTGCACTGGGAGAGTGCAACCCACCAGTGGGGACAGTGAACCACTGGGTCAATGGCTGCACTCACTCATGTCCTGTTGTTCCCCTGGTTTTCAGTTTGAACTGGATTGTGTCAGGAGACTATGACTTCCTTCCTGCTGTGACAATGATTAAGCTCCCAGGTCTTTCCCCATGTCTCATTATTTTGGGGTCCTGTTATGATCCAGTGTAAACccagaagagcaaagaaaacGAAGTCTCTGtgtataaaatggaaagaatttgAAGGTTCAAAATATACCcaaaaaaagtgattaaaacCAAACGGGGTTAGATGTTGGTGCCAAAAaattgatgtattttatttaatagtagaagagggagggagggaggaagagaggaagagaggaaggaagtggcggaagtggcggaaggaagtggcggaaggaagtggtggaaggaaggaagtggaggaaggaaggaagtggcggaagtggcggaagtggcggaagtggcggaagtggcggaagtggcggaaggaaggaagtggcggaaggaaggaagtggcggaagtggcggaagtggcggaaggaaggaaggaaggaagtggcggaaggaagtggcggaaggaagtggcggaaggaagtggcggaaggaagtggcggaaggaagtggcggaaggaaggaaggaagtggcggaagaaagtggcggaaggaagtggcggaaggaagtggcggaaggaaggaaggaaggaaggaaggaaggaaggaaggaaggaaggaaggaaggaaggaaggaaggaaggaagtggcggaaggaagtggcggaaggaaggaaggaagtggcggaaggaagtggcggaaggaaggaaggaaggaagtggcggaaggaaggaagtggcggaaggaaggaagtggcggaaggaagtggcggaaggaaggaaggaagtggcggaaggaagtggcggaaggaagtggcggaaggaagtggcggaaggaagtggcggaaggaaggaaggaagtggcggaaggaagtggcggaaggaaggaaggaagtggcggaaggaagtggcggaaggaagtggcggaaggaagtggcggaagtggcggaagtggcggaagtggcggaagtggcggaaggaaggaaggaaggaaggaaggaaggaaggaaggaaggaaggaaggaaggaaggaaggaaggagagaaagaaaaagaaagaaaagaaagaaaagaaaagaaaagaaagaaagaaagaaaaagaaagaaagaaagaaagaaagaaagaaagaaagaaagaaagaaagaaagaaagaaagaaagaaagaaagaaagaaagaaagaaagaaagaaagaaagaaagaaagaaagaaagaaagaaaaagagagaggggtGGGGGGACAGGGAGTGACAGGGGTTAGGTAGAAACATATCACCTTTCTGGGGGTCTCAACAATGTCTCGTTGCTCCCCTTCATCTGGTCTCCTTGGTGGTGAGTGTCCCCCATTGCCGCACCACACCACAACACGATGAAAAGTATGGAATCCAGTGCATTAATATATGTTTTGGGCAGGTGGGAATGCCCATGTGCCTCCCTTGCAATATTGTGAATTTGTTGCATCATCTGCCGTGTTCTGGTGCAGGGTCTGGGAACCCCTTGGGGTTGCCTTTGATGGGCCATGGCACCCCTTGTGCTGTGGATAAGCTTTTCCTGGGGTGAAGGGCCCTGCAGTTTGGGGTCCTCTGCACAGTAGAGGGTGAATGATAACTGCCTCAAACCAGAGGCATTTCCATCACACACCTAAAGCCTTTTCCCCCCCCACCCTTTGGTTTGAGGACTTGTGAGAACCTGGCAGCTGATAGCCCCGGGGCTTTGGTGTCCACTCTGAAGATGTTAAGCTTGATCCCTGTGTGAATGtattcttttcttcccagaCCTGAGTTTACTTTATCTTATTTCCATCCATGAGCAGTTCAGGGCCCCAGTCAGCCTATTCAGGGTGTGGTGgtcttctctgcagcttttgtaATATTTTGCTATAATAGGCAAAAgttattaatgaaaatgtttaagtCATAAATGATAACATTTCAGTCTCCAGCAGGTCCCAGGAGGTCCCAGTCCAGACAGCAGGGTTGGATCTCCCAAATTTTGGCAACTTCACCCACCCCACCCAGCTCTGGCCAGACCCAGTAGGCAGTTTAGGCAGTACTGGCACAAAATGGATGCCCATCACAAGCAAAGTGATATTGTTCTGCTTACAGAGAGGGAGCAGAATTTCAGCACTCTGTGGATGTGACCAAGTTGTTATTCTTTATCATGTACATCATCACTAGTTCTGGAAGGAAAACCCGGGCACCCTAACTGGAAGTCGGCCTTTTTCCCCTCGTTCTGCGAAGGTGTCAGCATCAACTTCTATGGACTCAGTTCCTCTGCCATCTCACTGGTCCCCTCTCCCATTTTTCCTCCAGAGTGCAGCCACAGACCACAGTGCTGAACtggacagcacagaaaacacaaattgtCTGTAGTGCTGAACTGACAGCACTGGCAGGGAGGCTATCACCTTGCAGGGGAGACCCCACAATGTTGTATAAGTACCAGAGGCACCCATGCAAAACTGAGCTCAGCAGTGGCAATGCAACTCCTACTAGGATGACCTGGCTTCCAGGGGGTTTACTTTGTCActgttttccattatttcagactgggaaagcaggaaatgTTAGCCACAGAGCTTCCTTGCCATCTTGCCTTAGTTCCTGATGACCACATGGGTGTTGTGTGGGAATGCTTGCCATATTAGTCATGTGGACATAATATATGGAAGCATCTaccatcttttttttgttcccagCAGTAAACACCTTTCTGTGGGTGAAATACCTTATCTTTTTGTATACTTTTGCTATCAATGCTGCCATTGTTATTATTGTGAGAAAGGACTGCtcattaaaaaattttaaagagtttattaaaccttaacaaaaatacaagaGGACTAAATAGGGAAGAATTGCAGCGCTGAGAACTGCCCTCGTGGCTGCCTACCATGTGGCTGGCTCGCCTTCAAGATGGATGCTCAGTCTTCTGTACTCCTGGGGGGGTTGCATCAGCCAaccctggcccctcccaaagtctgtcagtcagctcttctttgccatttatcGATGGAGACTGCTTTCTTGTAACTTGACTGGAGATCAGGTGTTGCCATGCCTCACCCCCTGAGCAgcaagcttttccattcccaactgCCCCAGGTAAGGGACACGTGCACACCTTCTTCTGACCTGTCCTAGACAACCCAGGCTGTTTGATGGCAACAAgacagagaagggagagaaagggaactctggggagaacagaggacatctaAACTACAATAACATAACTATACATCACTAAagtttttcttaatattcacacaataGTCATCCCTTAATTGCGAGAGCCAATCTTCTCATTATCCATCTATAACACTTCCCTTGACCATCTCACCCAGTTCCGGTCACCCACTCAGTTCAGGGCACAACAGGCAGGTCCTTGCTCTGGGGTTCCCAGCAGGTGATGGGAAGGGtttgctgcctgctctgagctgggggaCCCCaatgctgcaggagcagccaagcCCACTCACAGGGCAACTGTGGTCAAGATGGCCTTGTGCAGGCACCTGCCCCTTACTCCATGAACTGCAGTGTTTGACCCCCGTAGCTTATCTTGTCGAAATCCCTGAGAATCCTGGCAGGAAAATCCATTCTTCAACATATCACTTCAAGCAGCAGCAACCCTCAAAGGTGGCTCTGGCTGCCCATCTGCCCTTTGCACTCCAAAGCCCTTCCTCTACAGGGCAGGTGCAAGAGGAGCCTCATACATTTAAACCATCTCCCCCAGACCTCCCACAAGTGCTCCACTCCTGCCAAGACCAGGCCTAGCACTGCAGAGGGAGAGCAAACAGACTTCTCTTGGACTTCATTGCTGGTATTGGTCAGGAAAAGGTGGGGgtctgtcttggtttgaaaagacaggtgtgtgctaaggaaggcagaagcctcccctaaaatggaaaatgtaaaccccctccctcccaattgttataaatttgaaattaaggggggGCTCTTAGGCAAAGctatgggagcaggaatagcagttctttattagggaagaaaataaaaataaaataaacaatgaagtaaaacaaaacaacactgacagagtcagaatacaacctgaccccctgttggtcagggtgttgggagcagtccaattggaattgtggctgcagtcccaCTGCAGCgacagatgtggttctgttggagcagggatcctgtagaaggaTGTaatcttcctctgaagatccagtggttGTGTAGGTGAGCTtggtcttcctctgaagatgcagtggaagaggcagctgctcctctgggaatccagtggaaaggcTGTGCTAGTTTCCCAAAAAACTCAGATGATACCCAGTTAGGAAAAtttggctcctccctctgggcggAGCATCTCCCAAAGGGATGATGAAATTTTATCAACCGCGTGTGACAgtcaatggcccattaacagcaGATGTCTACCCCGAGGGAGGATTGGTTgaggaagagataaagaaaactgctcaATTAACAGAAAGAGGTCTGCcacacctctaacagatggcaaatagagTACACATTGCCTTGTAGTCTAGGACAGAGTCTCTCCCTGGAAGGACCTTTTTTCATGTGGAagtatttacaaataaaaaaagagagacagagagaacaAAAACTCCTTTTACTAATCATTTCTTCTCAGTCCCATAGCCATCTGCTCCTGGAGAGGTCATTCCTTTCCCTGCACCAGCCTAGCTGAGGGACTGTctggcagctggcactgcaggcatTTCCCATTCTGCTTTCAGAGCTGACATTCAACAGAAAGCACCAGGATGACTGGAATATCAAGAAACCCTGCACAGTTTTTTTGTTGCTGATTTAATTAACTCTTATTGAGGCATTTCTGTTTAATCATGCCTCAAGTTTTACAGAATTGAGCCCACACTGAAGCAATGCCCACAGGGTCATATTTGTTTTTGAACCAAGAATTACAGAGTCCTCACAATTTAATCTCTGCTTcacagaagttatttttaagGAAGTTATCACAGAAATATATAAGAAGAATGCACAGGCAGCCACTTACACTGGAAGATACAGACAACCATGGTCTGGCTGAGGACCAAAGACTGAGCTCACAGACATAGAGCTTTACGCTGTGCAAACACCAGGGCTTACCCCCAGTGTTTCTCCTGAACTAAAGCATCTGGGTGGCTTTTCACTTTTCAGTATCAACTGAAATCGATGGCTTTTAAGAAAGCCAAATCTCTCTATTCACCATTATGTCACTGCATGCTTTGAAAGTCATTAATGTGGTAATTAAAGCAATTCCCATATTTACAGGACAGGAGGATTGGCAAAGAGAGACCAGACTTCACTCCGTGATACAGAACAAAGCTTTTGACCTTTAGCACCTCCATATTTGTGTACCCAGGGAAGATGTGATACAGTTTTAAGGGAAAATAGGACATGAAAGCTCACACTCCTGAATTAGAGCTAAAACTCCCAAGTactttccactggaaaaaaaaaaaaaacaaaccaaaaaaaacctgtctCTGTTTGCCAGTCATTCATACATCTTGGGTTGCAATGTTATTTTCAAACAGGCCAGTGTGATTAACCTGAACTCTGCAGTCTGGGACAACCTACCAAAATCTaagtttttaaattagaaacTATTTAATAAAGGTTTGTAAGACTCTAGAAGCCTGAAAAATTCACACTGGCCTCACAGATCTCAGACACTGAGAAGCCTCATCCAAGTTGTTGAAGTCCAACCAGGAGCCCAGTGGCCATGAGGCAATGGCAGGGACCCTGAAGAAGTATTTCTGTGGCAGCGCAGTGGGACAGCTGAGCAAGGAGACCAAGAAGGCCAATAGTAATACCAGCAGCTTCTGCACCTCTCAGGGAAGGGACTCTGTGATCCACTTCCTTGCTGGACCTGGAGCCAAGTCAGCTGTCCTCAAGGACTCTGAGCTAGCTGCCTCTGAGACTTCAAGACAGCCGCAGTGAAACACTCCACATTAGGCAGTGCTACAAAAGAGTAGAGCATCACCACATCACCACCCCCAGACAAGAAGGTGGCACTCTGCCAAAAAGCTGAGTCAGCTTCTGCTTAGAGACTCCAGTCAACACCTTGTGCCTTCTGAAATGAGGTTGTGTTGGGGGAAAGGTACAGCTACTGCCAGGTGCCTGCTCAGCTAGGGATGGATGGGGAAGAGCCCTCCAGTCTAtccccagggctgtgacagCTGTTCTGCTGTCCCTCTCAATCAGGGTGTGGGGCTAGGCCACACTCATTTTTCACATCCCTGGGTGATGCCTCCTGCCCCCTTGCCCGGGACAGAGGggtgcctgtccctgcagtggggTGGCCTTGGCACTTTCTTGGTGCCAAGGTGTGTCTTGGTGGTGTGTCCTCTGGGGCCAGTGGCAGCAGGTGacactgcagaaggaaaatgtagGGGTGTCTCCTCCTCATGTAGTGCATGAGACTGGCCCTTGTCGCTATGGTGCAGCCAGGGCTTGGGATAATGAGCTGCAGTTCCAGGTTATTAAATTTTCTTccatccttttttcctttgttctaaCTCAAAACTTCTGATTCTCTCACCCCCAGCttccctctctgcctttctgtgtctgttctctcctttctgtaagttcttctttttctcttgtttcatGGTAACCTCTATGCTTTAGAccacattttcatttatgtCAATAACTGAAGGTCAAAACCTGGCAGAAGACAAGCAGGAGCAACCACAAGGCACAGTCCCAGCCCTACAACATGTGCAGCCCTGACTCTACTTCCAGACAAGTTCAGGTAAACCATGCCATTGATCCAGGactcctgcacagcagcaaggcCACTTACAGCCTTGGGGTGCTCTGTGGGATATCTGTGTGGCCTTGCAGACAGCTCTCCTGTTCTCTAGGGCTAGCAGGACTTGCTGCAGACCCAAGAAGTCTGGCTGCCTCTGGCTGTTGACACAGGGTGGGAGGGAGCTTTATAGGCCATGACCCTATCTTTTAGGATTAAGAGGCACCATTTGTGGTGAACATCCTCCTCTGGGTCTGCCTTGTAGCCTTCGCTACAGCATGTACTGCAGCAATACACATTGTTTACTGGTCTTCCGTGGGACAGCATGTAGGACAGGCAGGTGGAACTGGAAGATTCcttcaaaaagaaacagcacaagAGGAAGCATCATAGCACAGACCAGAGCTTTTGTCCTGTGGCTGTGAGGGACAGGAATAAAGTCTCCAGTTCTCCCAAGATGTGTGAATTGTCTCTCCAGAGGCCTTCAAGGATAAAAACCCCAAGCCTCCCAAGAAGGGCTTCAAGGATAAAGACTCCAGGACCCCCCCAAGAAGGAGAGAATTCTCTCTCTGAAGGATTTCAAAGAAGACTCCCTCACCTGCAGGGTCTCCTGGCATCAAGGGCCGGAATCCCATCCTGGCACTCCCCCAGTAGTTCCGGGCCACCTGACTGCTGCGATAATGCTGCCAGGTCCAGGCCCTGATGCCCatggcactggcactgccagaCTCAGAGCTACTTGCccccaaagccttctcctcACAACCCTCAGCTGTTGGTGGGGAGGGATGAAGCTGACAAAGCCCTGAGTATGCTGTACAAACAGGATGTGATATGAGGAGATGGGCAGGAAGTTTCTGGGGGCCCCATATTCTGTCCCAATGGCAGGTTCATTCCCCAGTGTACAGTGCCAATTCACACACTGTGGTGACagatttctatttctttattctAGTTTGCaaaagcagggagctgagggatTCCTACAAATAGTCACTCACTCCCCGCTCATCCAAATTTTACACCAATGAGACATTTCAACAAGCAGAGGCATTCATTACTTCCTCATCACAtaactttttttattaattagcACTCAAACCCctattttctgtgtgtatttcTCATTTCCTGAGGGGATTTATTtgtctgcaggcacagctcttccctgcatTGGAGTGGAGTTGATGTCTGTTTTGAGTAGGTGGTCAATAAGAGTAGTCACAGTCTTTCACTGCTGAAAGAAAGTACCCTTCCCAGGTACTGCTCAGTCCTGCTGACTTCCCTCCTGGTGCTCTTGGCCTGACAGCCCATTTGggtttgtcttcctttttccatATGCAAAAGGTTAGCCAAGCATATACCCTTCACAATGCAATTGCTTAATCAGAACAGTCTGGCTACAGCTATTGATTTACAACTAAAAAAATTTAGCAGTTTGGCTTACATCTTGAGGGTCTCAAATACTGAGCAGCTCGATAGCCTTTCCTGCCTTTGAGTCTACAAATTTGTCCTTAGGCCAAGGCTGAAAAGCCTCACTACTTTTGCAGGCTATCAACATGTGAACACCTACAGTGATTTGGCACAACTCAAGGTGAAAATACCTCcttattttctaatttattctTCCTGCTTGCTAGATTGCAGTTTCTATGGGACTACCCTTCCTTTGCCTTGCATTGCATACCCATCCCTTGCCCTGACTTGTGTAACCTTTGCTTGCCTGTTCTTGCCTTGCTTTGCCTGCCCCTTCTTTGACTTGTAGTGCCTTGACTCCCCATGCCTCTCCTTGCCTTATCAACCTTATCCTCTTTTCCCTTGCCCTGCCTCTCCTTTAATTATCAACTTTATCctctttttccttgctttacCTTGTCTTGCCTATTCCTCCCTTTTCTTGCCTTGCCTTCTCCTCAGTGGACATGActgccttcccctcctctcccctccccacaaCTTCTTGACCTTCCCTTACCTACCACTTCCTTGCTTAGCCTTGCCTTCCCCTCACTGATCTTGCCTTGTCTTGCCTACCTCTCCCTTGCCTTGCATTACCTTCCCACCCCTTCcattgccttgccttgcctgaTCCTTGCTTGCCTGGCCTTGCCAATTGCTTCCTTGCCTTGCCTTTTATGGCTTATAGCTGCTTAACCTTACCTTGCCTTTCATTGACTACCTCTCATATGCCTTGCCTTGCCTACCATTCCCTTGCCTCTCCTTTTGCACTTGCTCTTGCCTTCAAAGATTTCACAGAACATTCTGAGTTGAAAAGGACCAACAAGATTTAAGTCCTACTTTAAGGTGAATGGCCGTTTGCTCCACTGTCTTGCTTTGCCTAGCCCATCCTTGCATTGCGCATGCATCGCTAGCTTTGCCTTACCTGCTCCTGcattgctgtgctttgcatACCCCTCCCATGCCTTGCCTTGCATGCCCATTCCTTGCCTTGCCCTACCTATCCCTCCCCTGCCTTGTATTGGCTTGCATGCCCACCTCCTCCTTTGCTTTGCCTACTGCTTGTTTTCCTAACTGTGCTTTGCCTTGCCTGTCCCTCCTTTGACATCCACTGTTTTGACTACTGTTTCCTTCCCATATCTTATCAACACCTCCCTTACTTTACCTTGTCTTGCCTACACCTTCTTCTTACACTGCCTAACCCTCACTGTGCTTGCCTTGCCTTCTTCTTCCCCATCTTGCCTTGCCTTCCTCTTGCCTATCTTTCCTCGCTTTGCCTACCAATTCCTGGATTTCCCTAGCCTTCCTTTGCCTTCCCTtgccttcctttcctttgccttcccttcccagaacttcccttcccttcccttgctATTCCTCCACTACCCTGTCCTGCTTACCGCATTTCCCCCTGTCCTTTCTTTGCCTACAACTTCTGCGCCTTCTCTTATCTACCATTCCCTTGTCGTGCCCACCCAACCTCGACTTTCTTTGCCATTCATGTTCCTCCTTTGCCTCGTCTTCCCAACCTGTGTTTTACTTT is a window of Motacilla alba alba isolate MOTALB_02 chromosome 21, Motacilla_alba_V1.0_pri, whole genome shotgun sequence DNA encoding:
- the HIPK4 gene encoding homeodomain-interacting protein kinase 4 — encoded protein: MVTLVVGAESYDIMAMVGKGTFGQVIQGQCRRTGEMVAIKILKNCDHDGQIVKNELRLLQALREGDTKNSHIIRFLESFSDTVWTYLVFELLQQNLFDFQKQNNFSPLPVRHIRTITAQVLVALVKLKELSIIHADLKPENIMLVDHARYPFRIKLVDFGSAILLPEVCHVQEPYIQTRFYRAPEILLGLPFCEKVDIWSLGCVMAELHLGWPLYPGNDEYDQVCYICSTLGLPRGELLCAAQKTQSFFQRVPCSTGTWQLKPPGKVMAKPMERKEHIFSSLDQLAVVNVCPMPGPDQGELAKHCDLYRMVELVKRMLTWDSHERITPSAALHHPFISMQEVKASFEATQYYELSQEDLRASRKDSSIAEIFPGTEKGAFIPASQGGIQKATAQMDGLSLAEPAGDTGDKCKQDICQAPSLTHCGSQYCQHHRCPHMEPTEGHLAVPWSPSKMKWYSHWYGSPDSGIMEQNLPGRCYSSSCAKNNHSKMHWRGLGKRERERERERKRKKPCRKGKERQSRYIYQRRGDVILQGPAQSMSSRGAAFTLGRSRVS